A genomic stretch from Strix aluco isolate bStrAlu1 chromosome 12, bStrAlu1.hap1, whole genome shotgun sequence includes:
- the SKIC8 gene encoding superkiller complex protein 8 has translation MTTQYGILFKQEQAHDDAIWSVAWGKNKNDGSETVISGSLDDLVKVWKWNDEKLDLQWTLEGHQLGVVSVDISHTGSIAASSSLDAHIRLWDLETGKQIKSIDAGPVDAWSLAFSPDSQYLATGSHVGKVNIFGVETGKKEYSLDTRGKFILSIAYSPDGKYLASGAIDGIINIFDIATGKLLHTLEGHAMPIRSLTFSPDSQLLVTASDDGYIKIYDVQHANLAGTLSGHGSWVLNVAFCPDDTHFVSSSSDKSVKVWDAGTRTCVHTFFDHQDQVWGVKYNGSGSKIVSVGDDQEIHIYDCPV, from the exons ATGACTACACAG tacGGTATTCTCTTCAAGCAAGAGCAAG CTCATGATGATGCCATTTGGTCAGTtgcctggggaaaaaataaaaatgatggttCTGAAACAGTGATCTCTGGTTCTTTGGATGATCTAGTGAAGGTCTGGAAGTG GAATGATGAAAAATTGGATCTACAGTGGACTTTGGAGGGTCACCAGCTGGGTGTGGTGTCTGTGGATATCAGCCACACAGGCTCCATTGCAGCATCCAGCTCCCTAGATGCCCATATTCGCCTTTGGGACTTAGAAACTGGCAAACAGATCAAGTCGATAGATGCTGGTCCTG TTGATGCTTGGTCCCTGGCTTTTTCACCTGATTCCCAGTACCTTGCAACAGGAAGTCATGTgggaaaagtaaatatttttggtGTTGAAACCGGAAAGAAAGAATATTCTCTGGACACGAGAGGAAAGTTCATCCTTAGCATTGCATAT AGTCCAGATGGAAAATACTTAGCCAGTGGAGCGATAGATGGCATTATCAATATTTTTGATATTGCAACTGGAAAACTTCTGCATACGCTAGAAG GTCATGCCATGCCTATTCGTTCACTGACATTTTCTCCAGATTCGCAGTTACTTGTAACTGCTTCAGATGACGGCTATATCAAAATCTACGATGT GCAACATGCAAACTTGGCTGGCACATTAAGTGGTCATGGATCGTGGGTATTAAATGTAGCATTTTGTCCTGATGATACCCATTTTGTTTCCAG ttcatctGATAAAAGTGTAAAAGTTTGGGATGCTGGAACGAGAACCTGTGTTCATACTTTCTTTGACCACCAAGATCAG GTTTGGGGAGTGAAATACAATGGAAGTGGGTCCAAAATTGTATCTGTTGGAGATGACCAAGAAATTCATATTTATGACTGTCCAGTTTAA
- the DNAJA4 gene encoding dnaJ homolog subfamily A member 4 isoform X1, whose translation MVKETEYYDILQVKPNASSEEIKRAYRKLALKFHPDKNPSEGERFKLISQAYEVLSDPKKRDLYDQGGEQAIKEGGLSGGSFSSPMDIFDMFFGGGGRMNRERRGKNVVHQLGVSLEDLYNGITRKLALQKNVICGKCEGYGGKRGAVEKCPVCKGRGMQVLVQQIGPGMVQQIQTVCPECKGQGERINPKDRCDNCNGCKVVREKKIIEVHVDKGMKDGQKIVFHGEGDQEPDLEPGDVIIVLDQKDHSVFQRRGHDLITKMRIQLSEALCGFRKTIETLDNRVLVISSRPGEVIKHGDLKCIYNEGMPVYKSPMDKGSLIIQFLVQFPEHYWLPREKLCLLEALLPPREDVMITDEMDQVDLEDFDPSEQTYRNSGGEAYEEDEEGPRTGVQCQTS comes from the exons ATGGTGAAGGAGACGGAGTACTACGACATCCTGCAGGTGAAGCCCAATGCCTCCTCTGAGGAGATCAAGCGCGCCTACCGCAAGCTGGCGCTGAAGTTCCACCCCGACAAGAACCCCAGCGAGGGCGAGCGG tttaaaCTCATATCCCAGGCATATGAAGTTCTGTCGGACCCAAAGAAAAGGGACCTCTATGACCAGGGTGGGGAGCAGGCTATTAAAGAAGGAGGCCTGAGTGGCGGCAGCTTCTCTTCACCCATGGACATCTTTGACATGTTCTTTGGTGGTGGAGGCCGAATGAATAGAGAGAGAAGAG gcaaaaATGTTGTGCACCAGTTAGGTGTATCTCTTGAAGACTTATATAATGGTATTACAAGGAAACTGGCACTGCAAAAGAATGTTATTTGTGGAAAGTGTGAAG GTTATGGCGGAAAGAGAGGGGCAGTAGAAAAATGCCCTGTGTGTAAAGGAAGAGGAATGCAAGTTCTAGTTCAGCAGATTGGACCTGGCATGGTACAACAAATCCAAACTGTGTGTCCAGAATGCAAAGGCCAAGGTGAAAGAATAAATCCGAAGGACAGGTGTGACAACTGCAACGGCTGTAAGGttgtaagagagaaaaagatcaTAGAAGTTCATGTTGATAAAG GTATGAAAGATGGTCAGAAGATAGTTTTTCATGGAGAAGGTGACCAGGAGCCTGATCTGGAGCCTGGTGATGTTATAATTGTGCTTGATCAAAAGGATCACAGTGTCTTTCAGAGGCGAGGGCATGACTTAATCACAAAAATGAGAATTCAACTCTCAGAGGCTTTGTGTGGTTTCAGAAAGACCATTGAAACTCTGGACAACAGAGTTCTTGTCATATCATCTAGGCCAG GTGAAGTGATAAAACATGGTGACCTAAAGTGTATCTACAATGAAGGGATGCCTGTCTACAAATCTCCAATGGACAAAGGCAGCTTAATTATACAATTTCTG GTCCAGTTCCCAGAGCACTACTGGCTCCCAAGGGAGAAGCTGTGTCTGCTGGAGGCTCTGCTTCCTCCACGAGAAGATGTTATGATTACAGACGAGATGGATCAGGTAGACCTGGAAGATTTTGATCCAAGTGAGCAAACCTACCGTAACAGTGGGGGAGAAGCGTATGAAGAAGACGAGGAGGGTCCAAGAACAGGAGTACAATGTCAGACATCTTAA
- the DNAJA4 gene encoding dnaJ homolog subfamily A member 4 isoform X2 gives MLFKLISQAYEVLSDPKKRDLYDQGGEQAIKEGGLSGGSFSSPMDIFDMFFGGGGRMNRERRGKNVVHQLGVSLEDLYNGITRKLALQKNVICGKCEGYGGKRGAVEKCPVCKGRGMQVLVQQIGPGMVQQIQTVCPECKGQGERINPKDRCDNCNGCKVVREKKIIEVHVDKGMKDGQKIVFHGEGDQEPDLEPGDVIIVLDQKDHSVFQRRGHDLITKMRIQLSEALCGFRKTIETLDNRVLVISSRPGEVIKHGDLKCIYNEGMPVYKSPMDKGSLIIQFLVQFPEHYWLPREKLCLLEALLPPREDVMITDEMDQVDLEDFDPSEQTYRNSGGEAYEEDEEGPRTGVQCQTS, from the exons ATGCTT tttaaaCTCATATCCCAGGCATATGAAGTTCTGTCGGACCCAAAGAAAAGGGACCTCTATGACCAGGGTGGGGAGCAGGCTATTAAAGAAGGAGGCCTGAGTGGCGGCAGCTTCTCTTCACCCATGGACATCTTTGACATGTTCTTTGGTGGTGGAGGCCGAATGAATAGAGAGAGAAGAG gcaaaaATGTTGTGCACCAGTTAGGTGTATCTCTTGAAGACTTATATAATGGTATTACAAGGAAACTGGCACTGCAAAAGAATGTTATTTGTGGAAAGTGTGAAG GTTATGGCGGAAAGAGAGGGGCAGTAGAAAAATGCCCTGTGTGTAAAGGAAGAGGAATGCAAGTTCTAGTTCAGCAGATTGGACCTGGCATGGTACAACAAATCCAAACTGTGTGTCCAGAATGCAAAGGCCAAGGTGAAAGAATAAATCCGAAGGACAGGTGTGACAACTGCAACGGCTGTAAGGttgtaagagagaaaaagatcaTAGAAGTTCATGTTGATAAAG GTATGAAAGATGGTCAGAAGATAGTTTTTCATGGAGAAGGTGACCAGGAGCCTGATCTGGAGCCTGGTGATGTTATAATTGTGCTTGATCAAAAGGATCACAGTGTCTTTCAGAGGCGAGGGCATGACTTAATCACAAAAATGAGAATTCAACTCTCAGAGGCTTTGTGTGGTTTCAGAAAGACCATTGAAACTCTGGACAACAGAGTTCTTGTCATATCATCTAGGCCAG GTGAAGTGATAAAACATGGTGACCTAAAGTGTATCTACAATGAAGGGATGCCTGTCTACAAATCTCCAATGGACAAAGGCAGCTTAATTATACAATTTCTG GTCCAGTTCCCAGAGCACTACTGGCTCCCAAGGGAGAAGCTGTGTCTGCTGGAGGCTCTGCTTCCTCCACGAGAAGATGTTATGATTACAGACGAGATGGATCAGGTAGACCTGGAAGATTTTGATCCAAGTGAGCAAACCTACCGTAACAGTGGGGGAGAAGCGTATGAAGAAGACGAGGAGGGTCCAAGAACAGGAGTACAATGTCAGACATCTTAA
- the DNAJA4 gene encoding dnaJ homolog subfamily A member 4 isoform X3 — MQVLVQQIGPGMVQQIQTVCPECKGQGERINPKDRCDNCNGCKVVREKKIIEVHVDKGMKDGQKIVFHGEGDQEPDLEPGDVIIVLDQKDHSVFQRRGHDLITKMRIQLSEALCGFRKTIETLDNRVLVISSRPGEVIKHGDLKCIYNEGMPVYKSPMDKGSLIIQFLVQFPEHYWLPREKLCLLEALLPPREDVMITDEMDQVDLEDFDPSEQTYRNSGGEAYEEDEEGPRTGVQCQTS; from the exons ATGCAAGTTCTAGTTCAGCAGATTGGACCTGGCATGGTACAACAAATCCAAACTGTGTGTCCAGAATGCAAAGGCCAAGGTGAAAGAATAAATCCGAAGGACAGGTGTGACAACTGCAACGGCTGTAAGGttgtaagagagaaaaagatcaTAGAAGTTCATGTTGATAAAG GTATGAAAGATGGTCAGAAGATAGTTTTTCATGGAGAAGGTGACCAGGAGCCTGATCTGGAGCCTGGTGATGTTATAATTGTGCTTGATCAAAAGGATCACAGTGTCTTTCAGAGGCGAGGGCATGACTTAATCACAAAAATGAGAATTCAACTCTCAGAGGCTTTGTGTGGTTTCAGAAAGACCATTGAAACTCTGGACAACAGAGTTCTTGTCATATCATCTAGGCCAG GTGAAGTGATAAAACATGGTGACCTAAAGTGTATCTACAATGAAGGGATGCCTGTCTACAAATCTCCAATGGACAAAGGCAGCTTAATTATACAATTTCTG GTCCAGTTCCCAGAGCACTACTGGCTCCCAAGGGAGAAGCTGTGTCTGCTGGAGGCTCTGCTTCCTCCACGAGAAGATGTTATGATTACAGACGAGATGGATCAGGTAGACCTGGAAGATTTTGATCCAAGTGAGCAAACCTACCGTAACAGTGGGGGAGAAGCGTATGAAGAAGACGAGGAGGGTCCAAGAACAGGAGTACAATGTCAGACATCTTAA